One region of Novipirellula artificiosorum genomic DNA includes:
- a CDS encoding mannose-1-phosphate guanylyltransferase, whose product MRHALIIAGGSGTRLWPMSRANLPKQLIPFIGGKSLLQLAFDRLEGLVPASNRYVCAGQGHAEVIADSLVGFSGEQFLGEPIGRDTLNAVAFSAAAIAAQDPDAVIAVFTADHIIEPIDEFLKIVDHGFRLAEQDADTLVTFGIAPTVAATGYGYLELGDVIDDSARVVKEFREKPDQETAGEYFAAGPQRYLWNSGMFVWKASTLLECVRRYEPEISKGIDQIGAAWTTPQRDSVLAKVFPTLKKISVDFAVMEPASRDLRVRVAAVPMPLQWLDVGSWPMFAETCENDGDGNSLGSGRSMLLDTRRTLVASSDPEHLITTIGCEDLIIIHTPDATLVCRADQAEEIKQLHQLVGEKYGPQWL is encoded by the coding sequence ATGAGACATGCACTCATCATTGCTGGTGGTTCCGGCACTCGACTTTGGCCGATGAGCCGAGCCAACTTGCCGAAGCAGCTGATTCCGTTTATCGGCGGAAAAAGCTTGCTTCAACTCGCCTTTGACCGCCTCGAAGGACTCGTTCCCGCATCAAACCGCTATGTTTGTGCGGGCCAAGGCCATGCCGAGGTGATCGCGGATTCGCTCGTCGGTTTCTCTGGCGAGCAGTTTCTCGGCGAACCGATTGGACGGGACACGCTCAACGCGGTCGCTTTCAGCGCGGCGGCGATCGCTGCGCAAGACCCCGACGCGGTGATCGCGGTCTTTACGGCCGACCACATTATCGAACCCATCGACGAGTTCCTGAAAATTGTCGATCACGGTTTCCGGCTCGCCGAGCAGGACGCCGATACCCTGGTTACCTTTGGAATCGCACCCACGGTCGCGGCTACGGGTTACGGGTACCTTGAACTTGGCGATGTGATTGATGATTCGGCGAGGGTTGTCAAGGAGTTCCGCGAAAAGCCAGATCAAGAGACGGCGGGCGAGTACTTTGCTGCGGGGCCGCAGCGTTATCTGTGGAACAGCGGGATGTTCGTTTGGAAAGCTTCGACACTGCTCGAGTGCGTTCGCCGCTACGAACCGGAGATCTCTAAAGGCATTGATCAAATCGGAGCCGCATGGACAACACCCCAGCGGGACTCGGTGCTGGCAAAGGTGTTTCCGACCTTGAAAAAGATCAGTGTCGATTTTGCGGTCATGGAACCGGCCTCACGTGACCTTCGAGTGCGCGTCGCGGCGGTCCCCATGCCGCTCCAGTGGTTGGATGTCGGATCCTGGCCGATGTTCGCCGAAACCTGCGAAAATGACGGCGACGGCAATTCGCTGGGTTCCGGACGCAGCATGCTGCTTGATACCCGACGTACGTTGGTGGCATCGAGCGATCCGGAGCACTTGATCACGACGATTGGATGTGAGGATTTGATCATCATTCATACGCCGGATGCGACGCTGGTGTGTCGCGCCGACCAAGCCGAAGAGATCAAGCAACTCCATCAACTCGTTGGCGAGAAATATGGACCCCAGTGGCTCTAA
- the manA gene encoding mannose-6-phosphate isomerase, class I, with protein MKPLGLLKIRGVVQHYDWGGFDFIPHLLGQPELSAKPCAELWMGSHANGPSVVQIDDATLPLPELIARSPRQVLGERVAERFANRLPYLFKVLDARKMLSIQAHPSLSQAAEGFEKEELAGVSITSPNRNYKDRNHKPEVHVALTDFWMLHGFRPLEEIADTLDSVPELQVLMPDFREQLVAAGDDPEARAALLRTLYEQTMTMPQSEVDRILDPLLQRLDHVSDKDDPNFWAARAAREFPLPDGHRDRGIFSIYLLNLVRLKPGEATYQPAGTLHAYLEGVNVELMANSDNVMRGGLTPKHVDVAELMSVLCFNDGSAEKLRGQSVSDLETTFPTPAEEFELSRIELAGHQAYHSGVRNGPEILIVMKGSLSALSGDQSLQLKAGEILLAPQTLSYTLDAGAEPTVLFKASTPTR; from the coding sequence ATGAAACCTCTCGGACTGCTCAAAATACGTGGCGTCGTCCAACACTACGACTGGGGTGGCTTCGATTTTATCCCCCATCTGCTGGGCCAACCCGAGCTATCGGCCAAACCCTGCGCCGAGTTGTGGATGGGAAGCCATGCCAATGGTCCTTCGGTTGTCCAAATCGACGACGCGACCCTCCCACTGCCTGAGTTGATTGCTCGTTCGCCCCGTCAGGTGTTGGGCGAACGTGTGGCGGAGCGATTCGCGAACCGGTTGCCCTATCTGTTCAAAGTGCTCGACGCTCGAAAGATGCTCTCGATCCAGGCTCATCCCTCTCTATCGCAGGCAGCCGAAGGATTCGAGAAAGAAGAATTAGCGGGCGTGTCAATCACCAGCCCGAATCGAAACTACAAGGACCGCAACCACAAGCCAGAAGTGCACGTTGCGCTGACCGATTTCTGGATGTTGCACGGATTTCGTCCGCTTGAGGAAATCGCCGACACGCTCGACTCGGTACCCGAGTTACAAGTCTTGATGCCAGATTTTCGGGAACAGCTTGTCGCGGCGGGCGACGACCCGGAGGCACGCGCTGCGCTGCTTCGGACACTTTACGAACAAACCATGACGATGCCGCAAAGCGAAGTGGATCGGATCCTGGACCCGCTGCTGCAGCGTTTGGATCACGTCTCGGACAAGGACGATCCGAACTTTTGGGCAGCGCGGGCGGCACGGGAGTTTCCGTTACCCGATGGTCACCGTGATCGCGGTATCTTTTCGATCTACCTGCTCAACCTTGTGCGATTGAAACCCGGTGAAGCCACCTACCAACCCGCCGGCACACTGCACGCGTATCTTGAGGGGGTGAACGTCGAACTGATGGCGAATTCGGACAATGTGATGCGTGGCGGCCTCACTCCCAAGCACGTCGACGTCGCAGAGTTGATGAGTGTCCTCTGTTTCAACGACGGATCTGCAGAGAAGCTACGAGGCCAATCGGTATCCGACCTCGAAACCACTTTTCCGACTCCCGCCGAGGAGTTTGAGCTTAGCCGAATTGAACTCGCGGGGCATCAAGCCTATCACAGCGGTGTTCGAAACGGCCCTGAGATCCTGATCGTCATGAAAGGATCCTTGTCGGCACTCAGCGGTGACCAATCGTTGCAGCTCAAAGCGGGCGAGATTCTTCTCGCCCCCCAGACTCTGAGTTACACGTTGGACGCTGGCGCGGAGCCCACCGTGCTTTTTAAAGCCTCCACGCCGACGCGCTGA
- a CDS encoding RNA polymerase sigma factor — translation MTQSARFDDARQQRFTTTQWTLVVAARGDSAEARKALGMLCTAYYRPVEAFIQKSCRSPQDAHDLTQDFFARVLDGKGFERAEPSRGRFRSYMLGCVKHFLSDANDQRMAAKRGAGKKPLSIHAPGSADRESCDMPLIDSAGFPPDAFFDRHWAVELLERVLAALSLQHEQAGKLEEFERLKPCLTGDAAMPTSAELAKQLNLSPEAAAMAVHRLRKRFRAAVKAEISETVGSEEEVRSELDYLIQALSLAGEADSTPELE, via the coding sequence ATGACGCAATCGGCTCGCTTCGACGACGCTCGGCAACAGCGGTTCACGACGACCCAGTGGACGTTGGTGGTTGCAGCTCGCGGGGATTCCGCTGAAGCACGCAAAGCACTTGGCATGCTCTGCACGGCCTATTACCGACCAGTGGAAGCCTTCATACAAAAGTCTTGTCGTTCGCCGCAGGACGCTCATGACTTGACCCAGGATTTCTTTGCTCGGGTTCTCGATGGCAAGGGCTTTGAGCGAGCGGAGCCGAGTCGAGGAAGGTTTCGGTCTTACATGCTCGGGTGTGTTAAGCATTTTCTCTCCGACGCAAATGACCAACGCATGGCGGCGAAGCGTGGTGCGGGTAAGAAGCCTCTCTCGATTCACGCGCCGGGCTCCGCGGATCGTGAGTCCTGTGATATGCCGCTGATTGACTCCGCGGGTTTCCCACCTGATGCTTTCTTTGATCGTCATTGGGCCGTGGAGTTGCTTGAACGTGTGCTGGCGGCACTCTCCCTGCAGCATGAACAGGCAGGCAAACTCGAAGAGTTTGAGCGTCTCAAGCCGTGTTTGACGGGTGATGCCGCAATGCCGACATCCGCCGAACTTGCGAAGCAACTTAACCTCTCGCCGGAGGCCGCTGCGATGGCGGTGCACCGTTTGCGGAAACGGTTCCGTGCTGCGGTCAAAGCAGAAATCTCGGAAACGGTCGGGAGTGAAGAGGAGGTCCGATCAGAATTGGATTACTTGATCCAAGCGCTGTCACTTGCAGGGGAAGCCGATAGCACGCCCGAGTTGGAGTGA
- a CDS encoding NUDIX hydrolase, translating to MDPSGSKLAEWEVLERREVYSAPPFLALSVDRVRLPDGHVVENFHRIEKPDYALVVPRCRDGRILLLRSYKHGIGAIGLHPPGGHLDKGESPLTAVQRELLEETGYTAARWHSLGSYVTDANQGVCRGHFFMAEDAHPVAEPASGDLEEMELVWLAPDELQASIHAGEVNSLGAIAAITLAFNAGLLNPKSCDNQ from the coding sequence ATGGACCCCAGTGGCTCTAAGTTAGCGGAATGGGAAGTTCTGGAACGCCGCGAAGTCTACAGCGCGCCGCCGTTTCTCGCCCTCAGCGTCGATCGTGTTCGTCTGCCCGATGGACACGTGGTCGAGAATTTTCATCGCATTGAGAAGCCCGACTATGCCCTCGTCGTACCTCGCTGTCGCGACGGTCGGATCCTGCTGCTTCGGTCGTACAAACACGGCATCGGCGCGATCGGTCTGCATCCACCGGGAGGGCATCTGGACAAGGGTGAATCTCCGTTGACGGCGGTCCAACGCGAACTCCTTGAGGAAACGGGTTATACTGCCGCCCGCTGGCATAGCCTGGGCAGTTACGTTACCGATGCAAATCAGGGCGTCTGCCGCGGGCACTTCTTCATGGCCGAAGATGCCCATCCGGTGGCAGAGCCTGCCTCAGGCGATCTCGAAGAGATGGAATTGGTGTGGCTTGCACCGGATGAACTGCAAGCCTCGATTCACGCCGGCGAAGTCAATTCACTTGGGGCGATCGCGGCGATCACCCTGGCCTTCAACGCTGGGCTTCTCAACCCAAAATCTTGCGACAACCAATGA
- a CDS encoding alpha/beta hydrolase family protein → MQIKAMLLLTFCVLGNRDSAAASPWDIERLFQVPQWEKTDVAAKDGMTGLLFDAIPVRGKRVQAFAYYGAPEGPTPEGGWPAVVCVHGGGGTAFDTWVQKWNDHGYAAISMDLEGHYPKGTPTRMENPGLKRLGIFQNYQDPIEEQWYYHAVAQVILAHSLIRSFPEVNSEKIGITGISWGGTLTSTVMGVDPRFKFAIPVYGCGYLPDSDGNQGLAITPGAYSDFVNQYYDGSAYFENVTIPSLWVNGTNDTHFPMPATQQSAQAVQGPATLRFELRMKHGHGPGWNPKEIYAFADSIVKDGLPLAKLSRPEIVGDQVTVSFSCASKVTQSELLYTRDDGAWPERKWETLPVEHSGSTMDATVPQGASIVFFNLTDERGLMVSSEFVPVP, encoded by the coding sequence ATGCAGATCAAAGCAATGTTGCTGTTGACATTTTGCGTTTTAGGCAACCGCGATTCCGCTGCGGCTAGCCCATGGGATATCGAACGCTTGTTTCAGGTACCCCAATGGGAAAAGACCGACGTTGCGGCCAAGGACGGGATGACGGGGCTGCTGTTTGATGCGATCCCTGTTCGTGGTAAGCGGGTGCAGGCCTTTGCCTACTACGGTGCTCCGGAGGGACCGACTCCTGAGGGTGGTTGGCCGGCGGTGGTGTGTGTGCATGGCGGCGGAGGTACTGCGTTTGACACGTGGGTTCAAAAGTGGAATGACCATGGATATGCAGCAATCAGCATGGATTTGGAAGGCCATTACCCAAAGGGCACACCGACGCGCATGGAGAACCCGGGTTTAAAACGTTTAGGCATTTTTCAGAACTATCAGGATCCGATTGAGGAGCAGTGGTATTACCATGCGGTGGCGCAGGTGATCTTGGCTCACTCGCTGATCCGTTCCTTCCCCGAAGTGAATTCAGAAAAAATTGGCATCACTGGGATCAGTTGGGGAGGTACCCTCACCAGCACCGTGATGGGCGTGGACCCTCGTTTTAAGTTTGCCATTCCGGTCTATGGTTGTGGTTACTTGCCCGATTCCGACGGAAACCAAGGGCTTGCCATCACACCCGGGGCCTACAGCGATTTTGTGAATCAGTATTACGATGGATCGGCATATTTCGAGAATGTGACGATTCCAAGCCTGTGGGTGAATGGTACCAATGACACGCACTTTCCCATGCCAGCGACGCAGCAATCCGCGCAAGCCGTCCAAGGACCCGCGACGCTGCGATTTGAACTAAGAATGAAGCATGGACACGGCCCGGGATGGAACCCGAAAGAGATCTATGCTTTTGCCGACAGCATTGTGAAAGACGGTCTTCCGCTGGCCAAGCTTTCACGACCGGAAATTGTAGGGGATCAAGTCACGGTGTCGTTCTCGTGCGCCTCGAAAGTCACCCAATCGGAGCTTTTGTACACACGGGATGATGGGGCTTGGCCGGAGCGAAAATGGGAAACCCTGCCGGTAGAGCATTCTGGCTCTACGATGGATGCGACGGTCCCGCAGGGTGCGTCGATTGTGTTTTTCAATCTCACCGATGAACGCGGTCTGATGGTCAGTTCCGAATTCGTTCCGGTTCCCTAG
- a CDS encoding serine/threonine-protein kinase, whose translation MTHEPNQIDREADTRRCPQCGSSVPVETLGGLCPRCMMFQAAGETEDGETSTPGQTPPNIEDVRSAFPQLEVIELIGQGGMGAVYKARQKSLNRLIAIKLLTRQSDGTNDFEARFTREARALAELNHPNIVTIHDFGQAGGYYFLMMEYVDGVNLRQAMAAGRLAPEQALSIVPPVCEALTFAHRRGIVHRDIKPENLLLDRAGNVKIADFGIARIVRLSADESTSSVNANSDLATQDMQLTGAGVLGTPNYMAPEQTQNPAAVDQRADVYSLGVVLYEMLTGEVPRGRFDVPSRKVAVDVRLDEIVLRALDRDPELRWPTTAALKSQLESLSLDQPESDSMADPFQSSPFVRGLTFAATSIVLFLLAAVFLILFCSLLGINERYMAAAMLLFGPLSLIASYFILRWNDSLAARQRRSTAERQPRPLLWLAWLSALLALPVGLFGIFFFQAFLDDPQWNPILAEAIIVILSWFGTITLPVSSWWLFRNGGPFFDGHLSSRKASSHRQGMTAAGTVCLLFAIALPIAGFRMHDTEQTRQLIEQSQAFYHLNQQLHALESVKNRLKETQDAAMSDGKSEPSEMHKRVAAKTREELARANAQIALLRQELELQTEQPLLGMRDTAITLSLVGVLLGICGVVVLIAVYVTRWKWKVILVTLGVLGVLAIGGTAIRSLTIARLVVLDGAASEPTEFLPLK comes from the coding sequence ATGACCCACGAACCCAATCAAATCGATAGGGAAGCGGACACGCGACGGTGCCCTCAGTGCGGATCATCCGTGCCTGTCGAAACGCTGGGTGGACTGTGTCCGCGTTGCATGATGTTTCAGGCGGCCGGGGAGACGGAAGATGGCGAAACATCGACACCAGGGCAAACGCCACCGAACATTGAGGATGTCCGTTCAGCCTTTCCGCAACTCGAGGTGATCGAGCTTATCGGGCAGGGTGGTATGGGGGCCGTCTACAAAGCGAGACAGAAGTCGCTCAATCGCTTGATCGCCATCAAACTGCTGACCCGCCAATCGGATGGAACGAACGACTTCGAGGCACGCTTCACTCGCGAAGCCCGGGCATTGGCGGAACTGAATCATCCGAACATTGTGACGATTCACGATTTTGGTCAGGCCGGTGGCTATTACTTCCTGATGATGGAATATGTGGATGGCGTGAACTTGCGGCAAGCGATGGCCGCAGGCAGATTGGCACCCGAGCAAGCGTTATCGATTGTCCCACCGGTTTGCGAAGCATTAACGTTTGCTCATCGCCGAGGAATCGTACACCGCGACATCAAGCCGGAAAACTTGTTGTTGGACCGTGCGGGCAACGTAAAAATAGCCGATTTCGGTATCGCACGGATCGTTCGCTTGTCGGCAGATGAGTCGACGTCAAGTGTTAATGCCAATTCGGATCTCGCGACGCAGGACATGCAGCTCACCGGCGCTGGGGTCTTAGGAACTCCCAACTACATGGCTCCTGAGCAAACGCAAAATCCCGCCGCAGTTGATCAACGTGCGGATGTTTATTCGCTAGGCGTTGTTTTGTATGAGATGCTGACTGGCGAAGTGCCTCGCGGCCGGTTTGACGTTCCCTCTCGCAAAGTTGCGGTCGATGTTCGGCTGGATGAAATCGTACTGCGAGCCCTCGATCGCGACCCCGAATTACGATGGCCAACCACGGCGGCCCTCAAATCTCAATTGGAATCACTTTCACTGGACCAACCGGAAAGCGATTCGATGGCGGATCCCTTTCAAAGCAGTCCGTTTGTCAGGGGCCTGACTTTCGCCGCAACCAGCATCGTGCTGTTCCTGTTGGCTGCTGTTTTTCTGATCCTTTTCTGTTCGCTACTCGGGATCAACGAGCGGTACATGGCCGCAGCGATGCTGCTGTTTGGTCCTCTCTCGCTGATCGCGAGCTACTTCATCTTGCGATGGAATGATTCCCTCGCAGCACGTCAACGAAGGTCAACAGCAGAGCGGCAACCGCGGCCGCTACTCTGGCTGGCGTGGCTGAGCGCGCTGCTTGCATTGCCGGTTGGGCTGTTCGGGATATTCTTTTTCCAAGCATTTCTTGATGACCCGCAATGGAATCCAATTCTCGCAGAAGCAATCATCGTCATTCTGTCTTGGTTCGGTACGATCACGCTGCCTGTCTCTTCGTGGTGGCTGTTCCGCAATGGCGGCCCTTTCTTCGATGGCCATTTGTCTTCGAGAAAAGCGTCGAGCCACCGTCAAGGCATGACCGCTGCCGGGACCGTCTGCCTGCTTTTTGCGATCGCATTGCCAATCGCCGGATTCCGCATGCATGACACCGAGCAAACACGACAACTCATCGAACAAAGCCAGGCGTTCTATCACCTGAACCAACAGCTCCATGCTTTAGAATCCGTGAAGAATCGCTTAAAGGAAACACAGGACGCGGCGATGAGTGATGGCAAATCGGAACCTTCCGAGATGCACAAGAGGGTCGCCGCCAAAACTCGTGAAGAATTGGCGCGAGCTAATGCACAAATAGCATTGCTGCGACAGGAACTTGAGCTTCAGACAGAGCAACCCCTATTGGGTATGCGGGACACCGCGATCACACTCTCCCTGGTTGGCGTCCTGCTGGGAATCTGCGGTGTCGTGGTATTGATCGCCGTTTATGTGACTCGGTGGAAGTGGAAAGTGATTCTCGTTACGCTTGGCGTCTTAGGTGTCCTTGCAATTGGGGGCACCGCAATCCGCTCGCTTACTATTGCCCGGCTAGTTGTCCTTGACGGCGCTGCTTCGGAACCGACGGAATTTCTTCCATTGAAGTAG
- a CDS encoding DUF1569 domain-containing protein has product MPENPQRRELTFQKLDEVVTEVERLASGEVRTSGNHSFGQILNHLALSHDVSTGRLAAPAPPFFMRLMMPLMRRMVIGTKPLKPGIKLPASGEAFFWPDKEIDVPTAMQAFKESVDYYQSKGPLEKHPFFGKLTKEENLQLCCRHAALHLSFVHPVS; this is encoded by the coding sequence ATGCCAGAAAATCCGCAACGACGTGAATTGACCTTCCAGAAGCTTGATGAGGTTGTTACGGAAGTAGAACGACTCGCCTCAGGAGAAGTTCGCACGTCTGGGAATCATTCCTTCGGGCAGATTCTGAATCACTTGGCGTTGAGTCACGACGTATCAACGGGTCGTCTCGCTGCTCCGGCACCTCCCTTCTTCATGCGGTTGATGATGCCGTTAATGAGACGGATGGTGATTGGTACGAAACCGCTGAAACCTGGGATTAAGCTACCAGCGAGCGGAGAAGCGTTTTTTTGGCCGGACAAGGAGATCGACGTTCCGACAGCGATGCAAGCCTTCAAGGAATCCGTGGACTACTACCAAAGTAAGGGGCCGCTGGAAAAGCATCCGTTTTTTGGCAAGCTCACAAAGGAAGAAAACCTGCAACTCTGCTGTCGCCATGCCGCGCTCCATCTCAGTTTCGTTCACCCGGTGTCATAG